The Pangasianodon hypophthalmus isolate fPanHyp1 chromosome 14, fPanHyp1.pri, whole genome shotgun sequence nucleotide sequence CAGAAACCTGAGCAGCTCGGTCGAACTGAACGCACGCGAATGCACTGAAATCTCGAAATGCGTCTATTGTTCTGGCGCAAGTGTTGAGTTGTGCTCGGCTCAGCTGACGGGACGGAACGGGCGCAACAAAAGCGCGTCGTGTCTTCCTGCTACAGCGCCTTCCAAGCTTCCCTCTGCAGATCCGAGTGCATATGCGTGGAGAAATATGCATGAATGAGCTTGCTGGTTTTTACTGTGCCCTTTGGGGGTTATCGATACGTCATCGCGATCTGTGAGGGATTGGCCGCTTTTCCgcttcctttttatttctttctcccaATTTGCAAACGCGGCCAGTCTTCGCCTCCGGAGCGGCAGGATTCCCACAGTTGGGGAAGGTAAACTGCATTTTTATTGCGTGATATATTGcactgattgaaaaaaaaagctgtctgtAGTGGTTGCACACAAGGAAATCCGTGTCAGATGTGCTACTTCTGCTACACTCTGCGTTTTGTAGCTCATCTGGCGTCCACTTTAGTCTCATGCAGGAATGccgcagtttttttttaatcttgtagATGAGATTAGATTAACCCGAGGCAAATTCTTTGAATTTATAGCAGACTATCCATAAAGTGGCAGGCCTACCAAAGctcctgatttatttattattcatgatCAAAGTTCAGGCACTATTGCGGAGGTTTTGTTATTCCCACTGCTGCTGGctggacagaaataaaatatctagGCAATGTTCATGCCATATGGTGGGGAACTATATTTTAGGGTTAGTCAGTCATTCTGGAGTTTAGACCACACTTGATTACTATAAAGTGATTATGAGATCTGATTAGGTTTTTTGTCCTTTAACTGCATTAgcacttttatttaattgtgtatTGGATCTATTTTAGGGTGCCTCCCGAGGGAATCTTGTAATCCTTCCGTGCAAGAGGAATGAGCGCAATATAGAGGCAACGGTGACACACAAGGGCTGGAAATTCGCCGTCAGCCGTCATCAGAGCCTCGTCCTGGTTTTTTTTGGTGGGGAATACGCTTCTTAAAAGGACTAAATGAGCGCCGGGTCTTCCGAAAGCCTGGCGCTTTCGATCCCACCGTGCACCTCGAATGGCACGGCGCGCGCCAATGGCACGTGCGCCGACCCCACCGATCCGCTCTTCCGGTCGTTTTCGTCCACGATGGTGTTGTTAGTGCTTGTGGCGATGATCGCCGGCACTGTCCTGGTCTCCCTCGCCACCTTTCACCTGCACAAGAGCAAGATGAGGAAGCGCAAAATGCAGAAAGCGCAGGAGGAGTACGAACGCGACAGCGGCCGCCCCAAAGCCGTGCGAGGGAAGCCAAGCAGCAGACACTGCGTAATGGAGAGACCCACGGCGGTGCAGAAAAGCGACCTGAACGCCAAAAGATCGGATAAAGAAGCCGCTGACAGTGCAGGCATCCCGGGGAAAGAGTGCACGGATTATACGAGACATACGAGCCAGACGCGCGGAGATCACCTGTTGGAATCCGTCGCGGTGTCTTGATTAACGCGGTGCCATCCCAATGCTTTGACACTGTAAATACAGCCCGTGTTTTGGTATAATTATATTACACGGGTGGGGATCCAGAATCAGCCTCTATACGCATGAACAGTGCTAAATCTTCTTCAGCTTCAGGAGGGAGGAGCCCGCTGGAAACAATGGACGCGTGCTTCAAGGCCAATAGATTTATAACGGTTTATAAGCTAGTGTCGCTGTGTGTGAGGATTGTATAGATCTCCTTCCTTCATCCATCTGAATAAATAGGCTCCCACTGCTAAAACAAGGAGTAGCCTGATTTCCTGCTTTTAAGAACCTAAAATTGTCATCTGGACCGCCAACCTTGATGGATGATGTGGACCAAACTGTAATATATGATTAGGAGTAGGAGACATGCTGGATGATATATTTGTTGCCAAAAGTCAGGTATGACTTCATGATTGAATTGAGGAGAGAACTAGATTGAGTTCCTGTATGCTAGAGCTGAAATAAGGACTAAGTCAAATAACTGGGCTTGTAGACGTCAATGtagacttcttcttcttcttcatactTCTTCATCCTCGTACATATTTTAGAGTATTTCCCAGTAGCCTGCTCAGCAAGGTCCCCAGTGTTGAGTTAACACCCACAGTGTAAGAATTTGAATTAACATTTGATTTATGAAAGAACTCTTACATTTCTCATTTGCATTGAGATCGAATACCCCAATATGGAGAAACATGGTATTATACAACACTGTGGATTTTGCTGTGCACCTTTACTTATAGttgtctatttaaaaaaaaacacgtgtATCAATATTAGGCTAAATCGTGATCTAAGTTTATGTCAGGTAGGCCTAAACTGAGAGCTGAGAACTTTCTCTGAGAGCTTGGCATGAAGAAATGTGGTAGTTTAGCACCTTTTCCCTGAGACTGTTAGCGCACTATTGCAGCTCCTAGTGGTAGTATTAAAAGCATCTTCATGTTCTGGTCACAGTGCCGTAATTCCCATAGCGATATCCAATATATATCCAGAGGTACTTTAGTTATGTATTATGCTACAGCTTTGGATCATTGCTTTCTTCTTTGCATTTTTGCTCAAGATTAATCTAAAACTAACAGCTAACTATTTTATTATACTCTGATTATATATCTAAGGAATGTCATTTAAAATCTACAGTGAATAAGACATTTTCAAAagttattttctgtatttctttgacGTTGTGTTTAACCATAAGGAGACATTCAATATAACATTGTAATGAAAACaggtattattttattttatttttcaatgccTACTACTTTGAAATACCAATAAAGaattgtgaaaatgtgtgtgtgtgtgtgtgtgtgtgtgtatgtgtgtgtgtgtgtgtgtgttcttcttgCAGTTCTAAATGGAGCGTCATTAAGGTAATAGGCTCATTAGTATAATGTGCTAATCGTGACAGGGAATAGAAAGGCACATTATAAGGAAGCTGGCATGCTGCTGGAGTATAATGTGTAGTCATCCAGTGTTATAAAATTTCTGTCCAATATGAACAAGGATTTTGGCTTTTGGCTGTAAATTTGAAATAATTGAAGCAGTTTTGGCGGTGTGTATTCACAGAGCACATTTCATATAGCAGCTCAGACGTTATGACAAATTCTGTTGAACCCTTTAGGTGAATGCCCTAGGTCATTACAGTCCTTATATCCACATGTTCCATGTGCACTTTGTGAGACTGGGTGAGAACTGAACACCTTATTAGCAGATTCCCGAAACCATCAAGTGACAAGAGAGATATGTACTTATTTGATGTCATAACAAGCTACTCACCAAGCTATAGGCCCTCCATGATGCATTTCAGTTATATTTAACCAGGGATATTGTACAAAATATTTGGGTCCTGTGCTAAAACCTTCCTGTGTCTTGAAAATGGAAAGTTTCATCCAGGCGCCTTGAGGACTCCCTTTCACAAATGGCCCAAGTTAGTAAATTATATTATCCCCCACAGTGACACCACTGCACTTCACTATCAAAGCATCTAAACAAAT carries:
- the si:dkey-35i13.1 gene encoding uncharacterized protein C11orf87 homolog codes for the protein MSAGSSESLALSIPPCTSNGTARANGTCADPTDPLFRSFSSTMVLLVLVAMIAGTVLVSLATFHLHKSKMRKRKMQKAQEEYERDSGRPKAVRGKPSSRHCVMERPTAVQKSDLNAKRSDKEAADSAGIPGKECTDYTRHTSQTRGDHLLESVAVS